A segment of the Deinococcus reticulitermitis genome:
GAGGTTGAGCGTCTCAGACGCGCTCGCCGTGCGCTCGTCGAGCCGGACCTCCATCACAGCCTGCTCGCGCCGCAACTCGCGCAGGGCCGGGCCGTGGACGTGGGTGGACTGCCGGACGTTGACCACCGTGCCGGTCAGCGCGTGCCCGCCTTGGGTGTGGACCTGCACGTCCTCGCCCTCCACCGTCGCCCAGTCATACCCCCCGAGTGGCCACAGCAGCAGTCGGCCATTGCCCTTGATGCCCTTGACCATCGCGCCGAGGGTGTCCACATGGGCGCTGAAGGTGGTGTGGCCCTCGCCGGTTCCCGCGATCTCCCAGCCCAGGGCGCCCTTGCGGGTGCGCCGCGCCGGCACGCCGAGCAGTTCAAGTTCTTTTTCGAGGAGGGTCAGGGCGCGGCCCGTCAGCCCCGTGGGGCTTGGGGTTTCGAGAAGCCGCAGCAGCACGTCGAGGGTATAGGCGAGCAGTGCGCCTGTCATGCGCCCGCTTCCTGAAGAATCTGCACCGCGTAGCCGAGGCGACGTGCTGTCTGCGCCGTGACCTGCAACTCCTCACCGTCCAGACCGAGCAGGCGCAGCTCGCGCACCGCCCGCGAGTGAAGTGCGGCGTCGAGGTCTGAGCCGGCGAAGGCGTCGGGCTGCGTCGCCCGGACCAGCAGCTCGCCCGCCTCGGCGCGGAAGTCGGGGTAGAGCGTCCAGCCTTTGGAAAACGTCTCGCTGTCGCTTCCTGCCTCACCGTCCCACTGCACGAGCACGACAAGGTGCCGAGCCGCGCGCGCCTCTTCCACACGCTGCAACCACTCGCGGCTGAGCTGGCGTTCGTCGGGCCGGTCGGTCAGGTGGTGCCTCTGCACGCTGAGCAGCAGCAGGGCGGTGGGCGTAAGCGTCATGAGCGGATGATAAAGGTATGAGCCCCCCACGGCGCGGAGGTCATTCCTCCGCTTCTGCCTGCCCCCGCGCCGCGCTGTCCCTGGCCACCCACTCCGCGAGCAGGTACTCAAGCCGGGTCTGGGCATTGTCCTGGCTGCCGTAGACGCTGCGCAGCAGCGCCCCACCGGGCGCGAAGGCCAGCCAGTGCGGGGTGCCCTCAGTCTGCCAGCCCTGGGCGAAACGCCCGTCGAGATCGAGCGCCACCGGAAATGGCAACCGGGCGAAATCGCGCACGAACCTCAGCAGCGTGGGTTCTACCCCTTCGCGCGGCAGGGGGCGGTGCCCGTAGCTGGTGTGGACGGCGAGCAGGTGAACCTGATCCCCGAACTCGGCGTGCAGGCGCTTCAGGAAGGGAATCCCGCGCGACACGCAGCCGGGGCATTCGAGGTTGAAGGTCATCACCAGCCCGGGCTGGGTCCACCCGGTCGGCGGCGGCAGGGCGGGGCCAGAGACGAAGTCTTCGGGGGCAGGCCAGAGCATGGAGCAGCGCCCTCAGTTCAGGCCAAGTTCGGCGGCGGCGGCCCGCAGGCTGTCACGGGCGTCGGGATGCGCGGCCTGCTCGATGATCCCGGCAGCCTGCGCGCGCTCGTCGAGGCCCTGGATGGCCGCCACGCCCTGCTCGGTGATCACCGCGCTCGGTTGGAAGGAGGTGGTCGGCTCGCGCAGGATCGGCACGATGGTGGACACCTGCGCCTTGGGGTGCCAGCTTCGGAGCGCCATCAGCGCCTGACCCCCGCGCGAGTGCAGCGCCCCCACGATGAAGTCGGTCTGGCCGCCGAAGCCCGAGTGAATGCGCGCGCCGATGCGCGAAGCGTTGGCCTGGCCGAAGAGGTCGACCTGCAGCGCGGTGTTCACGCTCGTCATCAGCGGCTGCCGAGCGATGTGGGCCGGGTCGTTGGTGATCTCGGTGCGCTGCATCCGCACCCGGCGGTTGCCGTCGAGCCAGCGGTAGAGCTCTTCGGACCCGAAGGCGAAGGACGAGACGATGGTCCGGTCGGGGTCGAGTGCCCCGGCCTCGTCGAGCCGCAGCACGCCGTCACTGAACATCTCCGACCACAGCGCGAGCCCCTGCCGCGCGGTCAGGCTGGCGAGCGTCGCGTCGGGCACCTCACCGATGCCGAGTTGCAGTGTGGCGCCATGAGGCACCCGCGCGGCCACGCGTTCGCCGATCTGGAGGGCAGACTCTGCCGCCTCGCCACTCGTGCGCCGGGGTGGGGGGATGGGCAGAGGCTCATCCACCTCCATCACCGCGTCAAACAGGTGCAGGCCGTACTCCCCGTCGCCGTAGGTGTAGGGCATCTGGGCGTTCATCTGGGCGATGATCAAGCCGCCGCGCGCGTGACAGGCCTCGATCGCGGCGGGCAGCACGTTGACCTCGATGCCGAGCGACACCTTGCCTCCGCGCGGCATCGAGGTGTGGACGAGTACCACGTCGGGCTGCCGGGTGGTCGAAAACAGCAGCGGCACCTGCGAGAGCCGCGCGGGCACGTAGCTCAGCCGGGGGTGCGCGCGCATGCCGGCCCCCACGAACGAGGTTTCGTAGCTCACGCCCTCGCGGTCCGGGAGGCCAGTCGGCGCATTGATGGTGTTCAGGCGGTAGGCCGGCAGGGTCTCGTCGAGCAGCGCGAGCAACGTACGAGGTACCGCGTGGTTGCCACTGACGACCACGCGCGGGTGGTCGGGAAGGCGGCGGCTGGCAAGCAGGGTCTTGATCTGTTCGGGGGTGCGGACATTCATAGGTTCCTATTCTCGCCCCGAAACGTCCTTGGGGGCTTCCCCCGGTGGTCCGTCAGGCGGGACGCCGAGAGAAGAGATCGACTCCACAGAAGCCAGGCCGCCACCCTGAA
Coding sequences within it:
- a CDS encoding acetyl-CoA hydrolase/transferase family protein: MNVRTPEQIKTLLASRRLPDHPRVVVSGNHAVPRTLLALLDETLPAYRLNTINAPTGLPDREGVSYETSFVGAGMRAHPRLSYVPARLSQVPLLFSTTRQPDVVLVHTSMPRGGKVSLGIEVNVLPAAIEACHARGGLIIAQMNAQMPYTYGDGEYGLHLFDAVMEVDEPLPIPPPRRTSGEAAESALQIGERVAARVPHGATLQLGIGEVPDATLASLTARQGLALWSEMFSDGVLRLDEAGALDPDRTIVSSFAFGSEELYRWLDGNRRVRMQRTEITNDPAHIARQPLMTSVNTALQVDLFGQANASRIGARIHSGFGGQTDFIVGALHSRGGQALMALRSWHPKAQVSTIVPILREPTTSFQPSAVITEQGVAAIQGLDERAQAAGIIEQAAHPDARDSLRAAAAELGLN
- a CDS encoding isochorismatase family protein, producing the protein MTLTPTALLLLSVQRHHLTDRPDERQLSREWLQRVEEARAARHLVVLVQWDGEAGSDSETFSKGWTLYPDFRAEAGELLVRATQPDAFAGSDLDAALHSRAVRELRLLGLDGEELQVTAQTARRLGYAVQILQEAGA
- a CDS encoding TlpA family protein disulfide reductase; its protein translation is MLWPAPEDFVSGPALPPPTGWTQPGLVMTFNLECPGCVSRGIPFLKRLHAEFGDQVHLLAVHTSYGHRPLPREGVEPTLLRFVRDFARLPFPVALDLDGRFAQGWQTEGTPHWLAFAPGGALLRSVYGSQDNAQTRLEYLLAEWVARDSAARGQAEAEE